One window of Chloroflexus aggregans DSM 9485 genomic DNA carries:
- a CDS encoding class I SAM-dependent methyltransferase, with translation MIALLHEPYLPLIRHALLAVTPRGVARALDIGCGDGTKTHWLRECCTPDGLIIGLERDINVLGSAQGISQIVGDAINLPFADQTIDVIWCIAALALFSQPQQALAEMRRVLHPRGTLILLTAGEYWVRLRKHPLTVVQTLPPDIPLSPADGLGEEWARLLRTAGFTQPQVRAYLLNGVAPAQAALLDSADLAAYINHTPVVSPIAEPEVHPVLFIVKA, from the coding sequence ATGATAGCACTGCTCCACGAACCATACCTACCGTTGATCCGCCATGCGTTATTGGCAGTCACTCCACGCGGTGTAGCGAGAGCGCTGGACATCGGCTGTGGTGATGGTACCAAAACACACTGGTTGCGGGAATGCTGTACACCCGACGGGTTGATCATCGGCCTCGAACGGGACATCAACGTCTTGGGTTCTGCGCAAGGCATATCGCAGATCGTTGGTGATGCTATCAATCTCCCCTTTGCCGATCAGACGATCGATGTAATCTGGTGTATCGCAGCCCTCGCCCTCTTCTCACAACCACAGCAAGCCTTAGCCGAAATGCGGCGTGTACTGCATCCCCGTGGAACACTGATTCTGCTTACTGCCGGTGAATACTGGGTACGGTTACGCAAACATCCGCTCACCGTAGTACAGACACTACCACCGGACATCCCGCTATCACCGGCTGATGGTCTGGGCGAAGAGTGGGCGAGGCTGTTGAGAACGGCCGGGTTTACGCAGCCGCAGGTACGTGCCTATCTCCTCAACGGTGTTGCACCGGCACAAGCGGCATTGCTCGACAGTGCCGATCTTGCCGCGTACATCAATCACACACCGGTTGTCAGCCCGATAGCAGAACCCGAAGTACACCCGGTCTTGTTTATCGTGAAGGCGTAA
- a CDS encoding LppX_LprAFG lipoprotein, translated as MKQVWRWLIIGWVVWLAGCSSSAALPTPTPTPDPRTLAAAIGRATQNSQSAHFRITLSGKPVALDSGGVTVLNSIEGDLRRPDAVLSILNITLGNAIGEIRTISLAGKQYTTNPITRQWMCLQSGSTFDPATLFAPESGIEALLANKLADVTLVGIEDLNGRPHYHLRGTLPAEPLRAISLNLLGVGPVTADMWADQATMRASRVVLVDTATDATNPSTWTLEFSDYDKTVDVREPIQCP; from the coding sequence ATGAAGCAGGTCTGGAGATGGCTTATCATCGGTTGGGTGGTATGGCTGGCGGGGTGTAGCAGTAGTGCTGCTCTACCGACGCCAACGCCCACGCCCGATCCACGCACATTAGCGGCGGCAATCGGTCGGGCTACGCAAAATAGTCAGAGTGCGCATTTTCGGATTACCCTCAGCGGAAAGCCGGTAGCACTCGATAGTGGTGGGGTGACGGTTCTCAACAGTATCGAAGGTGATTTGCGTCGTCCAGATGCTGTTCTCTCCATCCTCAACATCACGCTCGGTAATGCGATCGGTGAAATTAGGACCATCTCGTTAGCCGGGAAGCAGTATACGACCAACCCGATCACACGCCAATGGATGTGTTTGCAATCGGGTTCAACGTTCGATCCGGCAACGTTGTTTGCCCCGGAGAGTGGCATTGAGGCGTTACTGGCGAATAAACTGGCCGATGTGACGCTGGTGGGTATTGAAGATCTCAACGGTCGTCCGCATTATCATCTGCGTGGTACGTTACCCGCCGAACCCTTGCGGGCAATTAGTTTGAATTTGCTCGGCGTAGGGCCGGTAACCGCCGATATGTGGGCCGATCAAGCGACCATGCGGGCTAGCCGGGTCGTGCTGGTGGATACCGCTACCGATGCGACGAACCCCAGTACGTGGACCCTTGAGTTTAGTGACTATGATAAAACGGTGGATGTCCGTGAACCGATCCAATGCCCATGA
- the ilvD gene encoding dihydroxy-acid dehydratase yields the protein MSDNRRSRMITEGPQRSPNRAMLRAVGFGDNDFTKPIVGVANGHSTLTPCNAGLGALAARAEAAIRAAGGMPQIFGTITVSDGISMGTEGMKYSLVSREVIADSIETVVNAQRMDGILAVGGCDKNMPGALIAMARLDIPAIFVYGGTIKPGHYKGRDLTIVSVFEAVGEYSAGRIDEHELLEIERHACPGVGSCGGMYTANTMSSAIEALGLSLPGSSTMAAEDEEKAISAARSGEVLVEAIRANRTARQMLTRKSFENAIAVVMALGGSTNAVLHLLAIAYAANVPLTIDDFETIRQRVPVLCDLKPSGRYVATDLHRVGGVPQVMKMLLNAGLLHGDCMTITGQTIAEVLADVPDEPPADQDVIRPFHKPLYPQGHLAILRGNLAEEGCVAKITGIKQRSITGPARVFDAEEECLEAILSGKIKPGDVVVIRYEGPKGGPGMREMLAPTSAIIGAGLGDSVGLITDGRFSGGTYGLVVGHVAPEAAVGGTIALVEEGDSITIDADARLLQLNVSDEELARRRAAWQPRPPRYTRGVLAKYARLVSSASLGAVTDRFDGESA from the coding sequence ATGAGCGATAATCGCCGTAGTCGTATGATTACCGAAGGCCCACAGCGTTCACCCAATCGGGCAATGCTGCGCGCGGTCGGGTTTGGCGACAACGATTTTACGAAGCCGATCGTGGGAGTGGCTAACGGTCACAGTACGCTGACACCGTGCAACGCCGGCTTAGGGGCGTTGGCAGCGCGGGCGGAAGCCGCTATTCGTGCCGCAGGAGGTATGCCGCAGATCTTCGGCACGATCACGGTCAGCGATGGTATCTCGATGGGGACTGAAGGGATGAAGTATTCTTTGGTCAGCCGCGAGGTGATTGCCGATTCGATTGAGACGGTCGTCAACGCACAGCGGATGGACGGAATCCTTGCGGTGGGTGGCTGCGATAAGAACATGCCCGGCGCCTTAATTGCCATGGCCCGGCTCGACATTCCGGCCATCTTTGTCTATGGTGGTACTATCAAACCCGGTCATTACAAAGGCCGTGACTTGACCATCGTCAGCGTGTTTGAGGCAGTTGGCGAATACAGTGCCGGTCGGATCGACGAACACGAGTTGCTCGAAATCGAGCGTCACGCATGCCCCGGCGTCGGTTCGTGTGGTGGTATGTACACTGCCAATACGATGTCGTCGGCAATTGAAGCGCTGGGCTTGAGTTTACCCGGCTCTTCAACCATGGCTGCCGAAGACGAGGAAAAGGCGATCAGCGCAGCTCGTTCCGGCGAGGTGTTAGTTGAGGCCATCCGCGCCAATCGCACAGCGCGCCAGATGTTGACCCGCAAGTCGTTTGAGAATGCGATTGCAGTAGTGATGGCGTTAGGTGGCTCGACCAACGCCGTTTTGCATCTGCTGGCGATTGCCTATGCTGCCAACGTACCGTTGACCATCGATGATTTTGAGACGATCCGCCAGCGGGTACCGGTGCTCTGCGATCTCAAGCCATCGGGCCGCTATGTGGCGACCGATCTCCACCGTGTCGGTGGTGTACCGCAGGTGATGAAGATGTTGTTGAATGCCGGCTTACTCCACGGTGATTGTATGACGATTACCGGACAGACAATCGCTGAGGTGCTGGCCGATGTACCCGACGAGCCGCCGGCCGATCAAGATGTCATCCGCCCCTTTCATAAACCCCTCTATCCGCAAGGACATTTGGCCATCCTCCGTGGTAATCTGGCCGAAGAAGGCTGCGTTGCGAAGATTACCGGTATTAAGCAGCGCTCGATTACCGGACCGGCCCGTGTTTTCGATGCCGAAGAGGAATGTCTCGAAGCGATTTTGAGTGGCAAGATTAAGCCGGGCGATGTCGTGGTGATCCGGTACGAAGGGCCGAAGGGTGGTCCCGGTATGCGTGAAATGCTCGCTCCGACATCGGCGATTATCGGTGCCGGTTTGGGCGATAGCGTTGGCCTGATTACCGACGGACGCTTCTCTGGTGGTACGTATGGCTTGGTGGTCGGTCATGTTGCCCCTGAAGCGGCGGTTGGTGGCACCATTGCCCTGGTCGAAGAGGGTGATAGTATCACGATTGACGCCGATGCCCGTCTCTTGCAGCTCAATGTCTCGGACGAAGAGTTGGCACGACGCCGTGCTGCGTGGCAACCCCGTCCGCCACGCTATACCCGTGGTGTATTGGCGAAGTATGCCAGGCTGGTGTCGTCGGCTAGCCTTGGTGCAGTGACCGACCGCTTCGATGGCGAGTCGGCGTAA
- a CDS encoding MFS transporter yields the protein MKNPALTNVETRTVDPRLTLALVCLAIFIGAVDLTVISAALPKVMIDLRLALDTELNRASWAVSGYLLAYTVSITFMGRLSDLFGRRKVYFLCLITFLVGSAVVAAAPNLTILIVGRVIQALGAGAMVPVSMALVGDLFSVGQRAAALGVIGAVDTAGWMVGHLYGGVLMRLFDDWRLLFWLNLPIGAVALGLTWYALRNVPTPPRVGSFDWPGTVLLSAGLVVLNVGLAAGSELGATDFYGERLGPPPYAGPLVGLALMLFALFVWVERRSADPLIGLELFTRRDTAMACIINVMVGFGLAIAITNVPLYINTRLLLYHPTDSDILRIAAWDAGWMLSALTLTMAVAALPGGLLTARFGARLPTILGLGLALVGYLLMTFWGPEATYLRMGLELALTGIGLGLVIAPVADTVVAAAGGDQRGAASALVIALRLVGMTVGVALLTLWGVHRQDVLRRAGADNPLAMTDPARFLMEIAANVIGETFLFGAAACVIGLVAGWLMRRWVVTHHTG from the coding sequence ATGAAGAATCCAGCTTTGACCAACGTTGAAACCCGTACCGTTGACCCGCGCTTGACACTGGCGCTGGTCTGTCTCGCGATCTTTATCGGTGCGGTCGATCTCACCGTGATCAGTGCAGCGTTGCCCAAAGTGATGATCGACCTCCGCCTCGCTCTTGATACCGAGCTGAACCGTGCGTCGTGGGCGGTGAGTGGGTACTTGTTGGCGTATACCGTCAGTATTACCTTCATGGGGCGGTTGTCCGACCTATTCGGACGGCGGAAGGTCTATTTTCTCTGCCTCATTACCTTCTTGGTTGGATCGGCGGTCGTGGCGGCGGCGCCCAACTTGACGATATTGATTGTTGGCCGGGTTATCCAGGCGCTTGGAGCCGGAGCGATGGTACCGGTATCGATGGCACTGGTCGGCGATCTCTTTTCGGTAGGGCAGCGGGCGGCTGCCCTCGGTGTGATCGGGGCCGTCGATACTGCCGGCTGGATGGTTGGTCATCTCTACGGCGGCGTCTTGATGCGTCTGTTCGACGACTGGCGGCTGCTCTTTTGGCTCAATCTCCCGATCGGTGCGGTGGCGCTTGGGCTGACGTGGTACGCCCTGCGAAATGTACCAACCCCGCCGCGCGTAGGTTCGTTCGATTGGCCGGGAACCGTGTTGTTGAGTGCCGGTCTGGTGGTATTGAACGTTGGTTTGGCGGCCGGGAGTGAGTTGGGGGCGACCGACTTCTACGGTGAGCGGTTGGGGCCTCCACCGTATGCCGGGCCGCTGGTCGGATTAGCGTTGATGTTGTTCGCACTGTTTGTCTGGGTCGAGCGACGCAGCGCCGATCCGTTGATCGGCTTAGAACTGTTTACGCGCCGTGATACGGCGATGGCGTGTATCATCAATGTGATGGTTGGTTTTGGCTTGGCCATCGCGATCACGAATGTACCACTGTACATTAACACTCGTCTGCTGCTTTACCACCCAACCGATAGCGATATTCTGCGGATTGCAGCGTGGGATGCCGGTTGGATGTTGTCGGCATTGACCTTGACGATGGCTGTCGCCGCATTGCCCGGTGGCCTATTGACGGCACGCTTTGGGGCGCGCTTGCCGACCATCCTCGGCTTAGGCTTAGCGCTCGTTGGCTATCTCTTGATGACGTTCTGGGGGCCAGAGGCAACCTATCTGCGGATGGGGTTGGAATTGGCCCTAACCGGTATTGGTCTCGGCTTGGTGATCGCACCGGTCGCCGATACCGTTGTAGCGGCTGCCGGCGGAGACCAGCGTGGGGCAGCTTCGGCATTGGTGATTGCTCTGCGTTTGGTTGGGATGACGGTCGGTGTCGCGTTGCTCACATTGTGGGGCGTGCATCGGCAAGATGTGTTACGGCGGGCCGGCGCCGATAACCCGCTGGCAATGACCGACCCCGCCCGGTTTCTGATGGAGATTGCCGCCAACGTGATCGGCGAAACCTTTCTCTTTGGCGCCGCAGCGTGTGTCATCGGACTGGTGGCCGGTTGGTTAATGCGAAGATGGGTGGTAACACATCACACCGGATAA
- a CDS encoding metallophosphoesterase family protein, whose product MKIAVLADIHANLAAFQAVIDDIERWNPDIVIIAGDIINRGPQPRACLELALRMRAERGWHVLRGNHEGYILSYERDVAAGCPPKGGKQALLGPIIWTHQAVADMLPQIEALPTNQVVTTRDGLVMAYHASIHHDRDGLLPGHTQLELHAKIDPRAAVFCTAHTHMPFVRRVGETLVVNVGSVGLPFDGDWRAAYARLMVCHTGWQAQIVRLPYDRAATLRAARDLMVPNAGPIAHIMLRELETAHSLLFDFVPVYNEPVIAGVIGLEEAVKRFLSAVERAA is encoded by the coding sequence ATGAAGATTGCAGTACTCGCCGATATTCATGCCAATCTGGCCGCCTTTCAAGCGGTGATTGATGATATTGAGCGATGGAACCCCGATATCGTGATCATTGCCGGCGACATCATCAACCGTGGTCCTCAGCCGCGCGCGTGTCTTGAGTTAGCCTTGCGTATGCGCGCGGAACGTGGCTGGCACGTGTTACGCGGGAATCATGAGGGGTACATCTTATCCTATGAACGTGATGTAGCCGCCGGTTGTCCTCCGAAAGGTGGTAAACAGGCTCTGCTAGGACCGATTATCTGGACACATCAAGCAGTAGCCGATATGTTACCGCAGATCGAAGCCTTGCCTACCAATCAGGTAGTAACGACGCGAGATGGCCTTGTCATGGCGTATCACGCTTCAATCCATCACGACCGCGATGGGTTATTGCCAGGCCATACCCAACTCGAATTGCATGCCAAAATCGATCCGCGGGCCGCAGTCTTTTGTACTGCACACACCCATATGCCATTTGTACGGCGGGTCGGCGAAACGCTGGTAGTGAATGTCGGGTCGGTTGGCTTGCCGTTTGATGGTGATTGGCGAGCTGCGTATGCCCGTCTCATGGTGTGTCACACGGGCTGGCAGGCGCAGATCGTGCGGCTACCTTACGATCGGGCAGCAACCTTACGCGCTGCTCGTGATCTGATGGTACCGAATGCGGGGCCGATTGCCCACATTATGCTCCGCGAACTCGAAACAGCTCACTCGTTGTTATTCGACTTTGTGCCGGTCTACAACGAGCCGGTCATCGCCGGTGTTATCGGTCTTGAAGAGGCGGTCAAACGATTTCTCTCGGCAGTAGAACGAGCCGCGTGA
- a CDS encoding UDP-glucose dehydrogenase family protein, whose protein sequence is MKNICVVGTGYVGLTTGVCFADLGHSVTCIEIDLQKLELLRSGKSPIYEPGLEELQERNMRAGRLRFTDDYAVGIPEAEFIFITVGTPMSEDGSADLTYVKAAARSIGKYLRSGSIIIDKSTVPVGTGDMVENIIAEHAGPDVKFDVVSNPEFLREGSALSDFFKPDRIVLGAKNREAAQRVAALHETLGAPIIITDLRTAEMIKYASNAFLATRISFINEIAQICERLGADVREVARGMGADKRIGPHFLEAGVGYGGSCFPKDVLALYHMAASAGCHPQLLQAVMDINSDARKRFVKKVETVLGDLTGRLIGVLGLSFKPNTDDMREAPSVDIINALLKKGARVKAYDPVAMPRAEELLPTVTFTATAYDVAKDADALLLVTEWNEFKQLDWQRIKRYMRQPVVIDGRNLYDPREMRSLGFIYWGVGRGEAPVPLWEEATNIGD, encoded by the coding sequence GTGAAAAACATCTGTGTTGTTGGTACCGGATACGTTGGCCTGACGACCGGCGTTTGTTTCGCCGATCTTGGTCATTCGGTCACGTGTATCGAAATTGATCTCCAAAAGCTGGAACTGCTGCGCAGTGGCAAATCACCGATCTATGAACCCGGCCTGGAAGAGTTACAGGAGCGCAATATGCGCGCCGGGCGGTTGCGCTTTACCGATGACTATGCGGTCGGCATTCCTGAGGCCGAATTTATCTTTATCACCGTCGGTACGCCGATGAGTGAAGATGGTTCGGCCGATCTGACGTATGTAAAAGCGGCTGCGCGCAGTATCGGCAAGTATCTGCGCTCCGGCTCGATCATTATCGACAAGAGTACGGTGCCCGTAGGTACCGGTGATATGGTCGAGAACATCATCGCCGAACACGCCGGTCCTGATGTCAAGTTTGATGTCGTCTCGAACCCCGAATTTCTGCGCGAGGGCAGTGCGTTAAGCGACTTTTTCAAGCCTGACCGGATAGTATTAGGGGCGAAAAATCGTGAAGCAGCACAGCGGGTAGCTGCGTTGCACGAGACGCTTGGCGCACCGATTATCATCACCGATCTGCGTACCGCCGAGATGATTAAGTACGCCTCAAATGCCTTCTTGGCGACCCGTATTTCGTTTATCAACGAGATTGCTCAAATCTGCGAGCGGTTGGGTGCTGATGTGCGAGAGGTGGCGCGCGGTATGGGCGCCGATAAGCGGATCGGGCCTCATTTTCTTGAAGCGGGTGTTGGCTACGGCGGCTCCTGCTTCCCGAAAGATGTGCTGGCCCTGTACCATATGGCCGCTTCGGCGGGTTGTCACCCGCAACTGTTGCAAGCGGTGATGGATATTAACAGCGATGCGCGGAAGCGATTTGTGAAGAAAGTCGAGACGGTACTCGGTGATCTGACCGGTCGCTTGATCGGTGTGTTGGGTCTGTCGTTTAAGCCAAACACCGATGATATGCGTGAAGCGCCGAGCGTTGACATTATCAACGCACTGCTGAAGAAAGGGGCGCGGGTAAAGGCTTACGACCCGGTCGCAATGCCACGGGCAGAAGAGTTGTTGCCAACCGTAACGTTTACCGCCACCGCCTACGATGTCGCAAAAGATGCCGACGCTCTGCTGCTCGTTACCGAATGGAATGAGTTTAAGCAACTCGACTGGCAACGGATCAAACGCTATATGCGCCAACCGGTAGTGATCGATGGACGCAACCTCTACGACCCGCGTGAGATGCGGAGCCTTGGCTTCATCTACTGGGGTGTAGGCCGTGGCGAAGCGCCGGTGCCGTTGTGGGAAGAAGCAACGAATATTGGTGATTAA
- a CDS encoding ketopantoate reductase family protein, protein MNIAIIGAGALGSVIGFHLAAVSNVTLIDPWAEHVHAINDGGLRCLIDHEERIVTLSATTDPSGVKPVEVALITVKAAQTAWAAEVAAHVLTPDGVAYTLQNGLGNAEILSVRLGKQHVGQAVTTLGATLLGPGYVRLAGRGPTTFGATPVLHLAYAIADKFRASGLPAAVSTDLIGLVWGKLIVNVGINALTAILRVPNGALATTPAARSLVRKVVEEAVAVAQAAGVTLSLTDPVAETLAVAQATAVNYSSMLQDVLRGAPTEIDTINGAIVREGGRLGVPTPCNAMLCELVAALEETAPLRVQA, encoded by the coding sequence ATGAATATCGCAATTATCGGGGCAGGTGCGTTGGGCAGCGTAATCGGTTTTCACCTTGCCGCTGTAAGTAACGTGACCCTGATTGACCCCTGGGCCGAGCATGTTCACGCGATCAACGACGGCGGGTTACGTTGCCTGATCGATCACGAAGAACGGATCGTTACCCTCTCCGCCACAACCGATCCGAGCGGCGTCAAACCGGTTGAGGTGGCGCTGATAACTGTTAAAGCGGCTCAGACAGCGTGGGCTGCTGAGGTCGCAGCCCACGTGCTCACACCCGACGGGGTAGCGTACACGTTACAAAACGGTCTGGGCAACGCCGAAATACTCAGTGTCCGTCTTGGTAAGCAGCACGTTGGGCAGGCGGTGACTACGCTCGGTGCTACCCTCCTCGGTCCTGGCTACGTTCGGCTTGCCGGTCGCGGCCCGACAACCTTCGGCGCAACACCGGTTCTCCACCTTGCCTATGCTATCGCCGACAAGTTTCGCGCAAGCGGTTTACCTGCAGCCGTGTCAACCGATCTGATCGGGCTGGTTTGGGGCAAGTTAATTGTGAATGTCGGGATCAACGCGCTCACCGCGATTCTGCGCGTTCCCAACGGCGCATTGGCAACAACTCCCGCTGCACGTAGCCTCGTGCGCAAGGTGGTCGAAGAAGCCGTCGCCGTGGCCCAAGCTGCCGGTGTGACACTCAGTCTTACCGATCCGGTCGCCGAAACATTGGCCGTGGCCCAAGCCACTGCCGTCAACTACTCTTCGATGCTGCAAGACGTGTTACGCGGCGCACCGACCGAAATTGATACGATCAACGGTGCAATTGTACGCGAAGGGGGACGATTGGGCGTGCCAACACCATGCAATGCGATGCTGTGTGAATTAGTCGCAGCACTCGAAGAAACGGCCCCTTTGCGGGTACAAGCATAG
- a CDS encoding ornithine cyclodeaminase family protein, which yields MRFLSAADVAQAAPMASAIEAVAQAFGLLARGEADIPLRTAITTPAYAATTFFMPGRLGGELPALGLKTVSVFPQNMYRAEPTIYALVTLFDPTSGRPVAVLDGTYLTALRTGAASGVATRLLARPEARTLVIFGAGAQALPQVMAVLAVRPTIDNIWIVNRTRDRATLLAARLRGEGFRGDLRIATNPTLPLAEADIICTATSSPTPLFAADLVRPGTHINAIGAYRPDMAEIPPAVVARSRVFVDQRHAAWAEAGDLIQARAAGLIDEHHIAGELGELVNGTVSGRTTADEITLFKSVGNAVQDLAVAALVLQRATELGLGIEVML from the coding sequence ATGCGATTTCTTTCGGCGGCTGATGTAGCCCAAGCCGCGCCAATGGCCTCTGCGATTGAAGCGGTAGCGCAAGCGTTTGGCCTACTGGCACGTGGTGAAGCTGATATTCCCCTACGAACGGCAATTACAACCCCTGCATATGCAGCAACGACCTTCTTCATGCCCGGCCGACTCGGTGGTGAGTTGCCGGCGCTTGGTCTCAAGACCGTCTCGGTCTTTCCCCAGAATATGTATCGCGCCGAACCGACGATCTATGCCTTGGTGACCCTGTTCGATCCAACCAGCGGTCGGCCGGTGGCAGTGCTTGATGGTACGTACCTGACCGCACTGCGTACCGGGGCTGCTTCAGGGGTGGCGACCCGCCTGCTGGCGCGCCCTGAGGCGCGCACGTTGGTCATCTTTGGGGCCGGTGCGCAGGCGTTGCCGCAGGTGATGGCCGTGCTGGCGGTGCGTCCGACGATTGACAATATCTGGATTGTTAATCGTACCCGTGATCGGGCGACGTTATTGGCTGCGCGATTGCGTGGCGAGGGCTTTCGTGGTGATCTGCGCATTGCGACCAATCCAACCCTGCCGCTGGCCGAAGCTGACATCATTTGCACCGCTACGAGTAGCCCAACCCCGCTCTTTGCTGCCGATCTGGTGCGGCCCGGTACCCATATCAATGCCATTGGCGCCTACCGCCCCGACATGGCCGAGATTCCACCGGCAGTCGTGGCCCGTAGTCGTGTCTTTGTCGATCAACGTCATGCAGCGTGGGCCGAAGCCGGCGACCTCATCCAGGCCCGTGCTGCCGGCCTTATCGACGAGCACCATATCGCCGGTGAGCTGGGTGAGTTGGTTAACGGTACGGTTAGTGGGCGTACCACTGCCGATGAGATAACCTTGTTTAAGTCGGTGGGCAATGCCGTGCAAGATTTGGCCGTCGCCGCGCTGGTGTTGCAACGGGCTACCGAACTAGGTTTGGGAATCGAGGTTATGCTCTGA
- a CDS encoding DUF4938 domain-containing protein encodes MTPPITIVQLAALKGPNIYRPQPGVILRARTNDDYRERLRTALKHGALAVGLMIAHLHITAHERPDDVLLSAFFTTNEPDIGAELCQYVIDGLNAELTGDTTWDADEPLFVLRDQREAQALPVAALQLIANARQRDIPTTRLPDGGLLLGQGERSWIITRDELFAISDVEPPWSRLGRIPIIAITGERYRSQAVQAQAARYDGITIDHADRSAVIQALADPACTTLVVGLDTDSLLREGLPFDRCDLAVITDRAGQRPLHAFDDDEWLKALGLPMLCSTMPTLINLTDPALHPLLSYAPNGVIGWQAQAEVTE; translated from the coding sequence ATGACTCCACCCATCACGATTGTCCAACTTGCTGCACTCAAAGGCCCGAATATTTATCGCCCCCAACCCGGCGTTATCTTACGAGCGAGGACTAACGATGACTACCGTGAACGACTACGTACCGCACTAAAACACGGCGCATTGGCCGTTGGTTTGATGATCGCCCACCTACACATCACCGCGCACGAGCGGCCCGATGATGTACTCCTCAGTGCCTTTTTTACCACCAACGAGCCAGACATCGGCGCTGAGCTTTGTCAATATGTGATCGATGGTCTTAACGCTGAACTGACCGGTGATACAACGTGGGATGCTGACGAACCACTCTTCGTGCTGCGTGATCAGCGTGAAGCACAGGCGTTACCGGTCGCTGCGCTTCAGTTGATCGCCAACGCACGCCAACGCGATATTCCAACAACCAGATTACCCGACGGTGGTTTGCTCCTTGGGCAAGGCGAACGGAGCTGGATCATTACCCGTGATGAGCTATTCGCCATCTCCGATGTGGAACCACCATGGTCACGCCTCGGTCGTATCCCGATTATCGCGATCACCGGTGAACGGTATCGTAGCCAGGCTGTTCAGGCACAGGCAGCGCGGTATGATGGCATCACCATCGATCATGCCGACCGATCTGCCGTGATACAGGCACTGGCCGATCCGGCGTGTACCACACTGGTCGTTGGTTTAGATACCGACAGCTTACTGCGCGAAGGGTTACCGTTCGATCGCTGCGATCTGGCGGTGATCACCGACCGGGCCGGTCAACGCCCGCTGCACGCCTTTGACGATGACGAGTGGTTGAAGGCGCTTGGCTTACCGATGCTGTGCAGTACGATGCCCACGCTTATCAACCTCACCGATCCGGCACTACACCCGCTCTTGAGCTATGCACCGAACGGCGTCATCGGGTGGCAGGCGCAGGCGGAAGTGACGGAGTAG